A single region of the Variovorax paradoxus genome encodes:
- a CDS encoding LysR family transcriptional regulator, with amino-acid sequence MPLSKHASFRQLATFHAVARLGSVSLAADEMHLTQPAVSIQIGTLEESAGTPLVQRTGRGIRLTEAGELLAGYAGRILDLWREAGDEMAMLQGVFSGTLRVGAITTAEYLLPPILVNFAKEHPKVKVKLQVGNRDEIVRMLAGQEIDIAIMGRPPAELKTDSSAFAKHPMAFLAAPSHPLMSAAKPTLAMLSDTRMLVRERGSGTRTTVERFFKDQGLPLRIGSELSSNEAIKQMCAAGFGIAFLSMHTCVLEMNAGLLGVLPVPGNPVVRDWYVMHLASRQLPQVALAFEEYLRMHGQSQIQQQLGSLPAARAPTKKRSARRAA; translated from the coding sequence ATGCCTCTTTCCAAGCACGCGAGCTTTCGCCAGCTCGCCACCTTTCATGCCGTGGCGCGGCTCGGCAGCGTTTCACTTGCCGCGGACGAAATGCACCTGACGCAACCGGCGGTGTCGATCCAGATCGGTACGCTCGAAGAATCGGCCGGCACGCCGCTCGTGCAGCGCACGGGGCGCGGCATACGGCTTACCGAAGCGGGCGAACTGCTGGCGGGCTATGCGGGCCGCATCCTCGACCTGTGGCGCGAAGCCGGCGACGAAATGGCCATGCTGCAGGGCGTGTTCTCGGGCACGCTGCGTGTGGGCGCGATCACCACGGCCGAATACCTGCTGCCGCCCATATTGGTGAACTTCGCCAAGGAACATCCGAAGGTGAAGGTCAAGCTGCAGGTCGGCAACCGCGACGAAATCGTGCGCATGCTCGCGGGCCAGGAGATCGACATCGCCATCATGGGCCGCCCGCCCGCCGAGCTGAAGACCGACTCCAGCGCCTTCGCCAAGCACCCGATGGCCTTTCTCGCGGCGCCGAGCCATCCGCTCATGTCCGCGGCCAAGCCCACGCTTGCCATGCTCTCGGACACGCGCATGCTGGTGCGCGAGCGCGGTTCGGGCACCCGCACCACGGTCGAACGCTTCTTCAAGGACCAGGGGCTGCCGCTGCGCATCGGCTCCGAGCTGTCGAGCAACGAGGCCATCAAGCAGATGTGCGCCGCGGGCTTCGGCATCGCCTTTCTGTCGATGCACACCTGCGTGCTCGAGATGAACGCAGGGCTGCTGGGCGTGCTGCCCGTGCCCGGCAACCCCGTGGTGCGCGACTGGTACGTGATGCACCTCGCGTCGCGGCAGCTGCCGCAAGTGGCGCTGGCTTTCGAGGAATACCTGCGCATGCATGGGCAGTCGCAGATCCAGCAGCAGCTGGGTTCGCTGCCCGCGGCGCGGGCGCCGACAAAGAA
- a CDS encoding form I ribulose bisphosphate carboxylase large subunit encodes MGNMNEAIQITDAKKRYSAGVLKYAQMGYWDGDYVPKDTDILALFRITPQDGVDAVEAAAAVAGESSTATWTVVWTDRLTACDMYRAKAYKVEPVPNNPGQYFCYVAYDLSLFEEGSITNVTASIIGNVFSFKPLKAARLEDMKFPVAYVKTFAGPPTGIVVERERLDKFGRPLLGATTKPKLGLSGRNYGRVVYEGLRGGLDFMKDDENINSQPFMHWRDRFLFVMDAVNKASAATGEVKGSYLNVTAGTMEEMYRRAQFAKELGSVIVMIDLVVGYTAIQSMSHWCRQNDMILHLHRAGHGTYTRQKNHGVSFRVIAKWMRLAGVDHIHAGTAVGKLEGDPMTVQGYYNVCRDTHTKVDLPRGIYFDQDWGALRKVMPVASGGIHAGQMHQLLDLFGDDVVLQFGGGTIGHPQGIQAGATANRVALEAMVLARNEGRDIANEGPQILRDAAKWCTPLAAALDTWGEISFNYASTDTSDYVPTPSMA; translated from the coding sequence ATGGGCAACATGAACGAAGCAATCCAGATCACCGACGCCAAGAAGCGCTACTCGGCCGGTGTGCTGAAGTACGCGCAGATGGGCTACTGGGACGGCGACTACGTGCCCAAGGACACAGACATCCTCGCGCTCTTTCGCATCACGCCGCAAGATGGCGTGGACGCCGTCGAAGCGGCCGCGGCCGTGGCCGGCGAATCGTCCACCGCCACCTGGACGGTGGTGTGGACCGACCGCCTCACCGCCTGCGACATGTACCGCGCCAAGGCCTACAAGGTGGAGCCGGTGCCCAACAACCCGGGCCAGTATTTCTGCTACGTGGCCTACGACCTCTCGCTGTTCGAAGAAGGCTCCATCACCAACGTCACGGCCTCCATCATCGGCAACGTGTTCAGCTTCAAGCCGTTGAAGGCGGCGCGGCTGGAGGACATGAAGTTTCCGGTGGCCTACGTCAAGACCTTTGCCGGCCCGCCGACCGGCATCGTGGTGGAGCGCGAGCGGCTCGACAAGTTCGGCCGGCCCTTGCTGGGCGCCACCACCAAGCCCAAGCTGGGCCTCTCGGGCCGCAACTACGGCCGCGTGGTGTATGAGGGCCTGCGCGGTGGGCTCGACTTCATGAAGGACGACGAGAACATCAACTCGCAGCCGTTCATGCACTGGCGCGACCGCTTTCTCTTCGTGATGGACGCGGTCAACAAGGCCAGCGCCGCCACCGGCGAGGTGAAGGGCAGCTACCTGAACGTCACCGCCGGCACCATGGAAGAGATGTACCGCCGCGCGCAGTTTGCCAAGGAGCTCGGCTCGGTGATCGTGATGATCGACCTGGTCGTCGGCTACACGGCCATCCAGTCGATGAGCCACTGGTGCAGGCAGAACGACATGATCCTGCACCTGCACCGCGCGGGCCATGGCACCTACACGCGCCAGAAGAACCACGGCGTGAGCTTCCGGGTCATCGCCAAGTGGATGCGCCTTGCGGGCGTGGACCACATCCATGCGGGCACCGCAGTCGGCAAGCTCGAGGGCGACCCGATGACGGTGCAGGGCTACTACAACGTGTGCCGCGACACGCACACCAAGGTCGACCTGCCGCGCGGCATCTACTTCGACCAGGACTGGGGCGCGCTGCGCAAGGTGATGCCGGTGGCTTCGGGCGGCATTCATGCGGGTCAGATGCACCAGCTGCTCGACCTGTTCGGCGATGACGTGGTGCTGCAGTTCGGCGGTGGAACCATCGGGCATCCGCAGGGCATCCAGGCCGGGGCCACGGCCAACCGGGTGGCGCTCGAAGCCATGGTGCTGGCCCGCAACGAAGGGCGCGACATTGCCAACGAGGGGCCGCAAATATTGCGCGACGCGGCCAAGTGGTGCACGCCGCTGGCGGCCGCGCTCGACACGTGGGGCGAGATCTCCTTCAA